Proteins encoded together in one Micromonospora auratinigra window:
- a CDS encoding DUF4190 domain-containing protein — protein sequence MQPGYPGQDPYGQQPHQDPTAPNHDPYAQPPQAPQYGQQPTSGQPYGQDPYAQPPQAPQYGQQPTSGQPYGQPTSGQPYGQPTSGQPYGQQPYQDPYAQQPYGAAPQYPAAGYPTGQGQNNTLGLIGMIAGIVSIVFAFCCTPLGIIGGIAGVVLGVMGQKKVQSGEASNGGQAKAGLICGGVGIVLSIISAIVGAAINLNNFGS from the coding sequence ATGCAGCCCGGTTACCCCGGTCAGGACCCGTACGGCCAGCAGCCGCACCAGGACCCGACCGCCCCGAACCACGACCCGTACGCGCAGCCGCCGCAGGCCCCGCAGTACGGGCAGCAGCCCACCTCGGGCCAGCCGTACGGGCAGGACCCGTACGCCCAGCCGCCGCAGGCCCCGCAGTACGGGCAGCAGCCGACCTCCGGGCAGCCGTACGGGCAGCCGACCTCCGGGCAGCCGTACGGGCAGCCGACCTCGGGACAGCCGTACGGGCAGCAGCCCTACCAGGACCCGTACGCGCAGCAGCCGTACGGCGCCGCGCCGCAGTACCCGGCCGCCGGCTACCCGACCGGCCAGGGGCAGAACAACACGCTGGGCCTGATCGGCATGATCGCCGGCATCGTCTCCATCGTGTTCGCCTTCTGCTGCACCCCGCTGGGCATCATCGGCGGCATCGCCGGCGTGGTCCTCGGCGTGATGGGCCAGAAGAAGGTCCAGAGCGGCGAGGCGAGCAACGGCGGCCAGGCCAAGGCCGGCCTGATCTGCGGTGGCGTCGGCATCGTGCTCTCCATCATCAGCGCGATCGTCGGTGCCGCCATCAACCTGAACAACTTCGGCTCCTGA
- the purH gene encoding bifunctional phosphoribosylaminoimidazolecarboxamide formyltransferase/IMP cyclohydrolase — protein sequence MSTTEDTRRPIRRALVSVYDKTGLVELARALHSAGVELVSTGSTASTISGAGVPVTPVEQVTGFPEILDGRVKTLHPKIHGGLLADLRKDAHAAQLDEHGIAGIDLLISNLYPFQATVASGASQDECVEQIDIGGPAMVRAAAKNHASVAVVTDPGAYPALLAALAEGGFTLTQRRALAARAFADIAEYDVAVADWFATTVAPAEEGWPRFTGSALRRQAVLRYGENPHQAAALYADPAGPAGLAQAEQLHGKEMSYNNYVDADAAWRAANDFPDRPAVAIIKHANPCGIAVGADVAEAHRKAHACDPVSAYGGVIAVNRPVSVELARQVAEIFTEVLVAPGFDEDAVEVLRAKKNLRLLRAPAFGPSPVEWRQVTGGLLVQARDAVDAPGDDPAGWTLATGDPADEQTLHDLLFAWRAVRAVKSNAILLARDGATVGVGMGQVNRVDSARLAVARAGEDRARGSVCASDAFFPFADGPKILIEAGVTAIVQPGGSIRDEETIAACKEAGVTMYLTGTRHFFH from the coding sequence ATGAGCACCACTGAGGACACCCGCCGCCCGATCCGGCGGGCGCTGGTCAGCGTCTACGACAAGACCGGGCTGGTCGAGCTGGCCCGGGCCCTGCACTCCGCCGGCGTGGAGCTCGTCTCGACCGGCAGCACCGCCTCGACGATCTCCGGCGCGGGCGTGCCGGTGACCCCGGTCGAGCAGGTGACCGGCTTCCCGGAGATCCTCGACGGCCGGGTGAAGACCCTGCACCCGAAGATCCACGGTGGCCTCCTCGCCGACCTGCGCAAGGACGCGCACGCGGCCCAGCTCGACGAGCACGGCATCGCCGGCATCGACCTGCTGATCTCCAACCTCTACCCGTTCCAGGCCACCGTCGCCTCCGGCGCGAGCCAGGACGAGTGCGTCGAGCAGATCGACATCGGCGGGCCGGCGATGGTCCGGGCCGCGGCCAAGAACCACGCCTCGGTCGCGGTGGTGACCGACCCGGGCGCGTACCCGGCGCTGCTGGCCGCGCTGGCCGAGGGGGGCTTCACCCTGACCCAGCGCCGGGCGCTGGCGGCCCGCGCGTTCGCCGACATCGCCGAGTACGACGTGGCGGTCGCCGACTGGTTCGCCACCACCGTCGCGCCGGCGGAGGAGGGCTGGCCGCGGTTCACCGGGTCGGCCCTGCGCCGGCAGGCGGTGCTGCGCTACGGCGAGAACCCGCACCAGGCGGCGGCGCTCTACGCCGACCCGGCGGGGCCGGCCGGGCTGGCGCAGGCCGAGCAGCTGCACGGCAAGGAGATGTCCTACAACAACTACGTCGACGCGGACGCGGCCTGGCGGGCCGCGAACGACTTCCCCGACCGGCCGGCGGTGGCGATCATCAAGCACGCCAACCCGTGCGGCATCGCGGTCGGGGCGGACGTGGCCGAGGCGCACCGCAAGGCGCACGCCTGCGACCCGGTCTCCGCGTACGGCGGGGTGATCGCGGTGAACCGGCCGGTGAGCGTGGAGCTGGCCCGCCAGGTGGCGGAGATCTTCACCGAGGTGCTGGTGGCCCCGGGCTTCGACGAGGACGCCGTCGAGGTGCTCCGGGCGAAGAAGAACCTGCGGCTGCTGCGGGCCCCGGCGTTCGGCCCGTCCCCGGTGGAGTGGCGGCAGGTCACCGGCGGTCTGCTGGTGCAGGCGCGGGACGCCGTCGACGCGCCCGGCGACGACCCGGCCGGCTGGACGCTGGCGACCGGTGACCCGGCGGACGAGCAGACGCTGCACGACCTGCTGTTCGCCTGGCGGGCGGTCCGCGCGGTGAAGAGCAACGCGATCCTGCTGGCCCGCGACGGCGCCACCGTGGGCGTCGGGATGGGACAGGTCAACCGGGTGGACTCGGCGCGGCTCGCGGTCGCCCGGGCCGGCGAGGACCGGGCCCGCGGCTCGGTCTGCGCCTCGGACGCCTTCTTCCCGTTCGCCGACGGGCCGAAGATCCTGATCGAGGCCGGCGTGACGGCGATCGTTCAGCCCGGCGGTTCGATCCGCGACGAGGAGACCATCGCGGCCTGCAAGGAGGCCGGGGTGACCATGTACCTGACCGGCACCCGGCACTTCTTCCACTGA
- the purN gene encoding phosphoribosylglycinamide formyltransferase, which translates to MTEPASVARLVVLVSGSGSNLQALLDAATDPGYGARVVAVGADRDGIAGLDRAAAAGVPAFVERVKDHPSREDWDKALTARVAEHEPDLVISAGFLKLVGPHFLAAFGDRYLNTHNTLLPAFPGIHGPRDALAYGVKVTGATLFFVDAGMDTGPIVAQVAVPVLDDDDEETLTERIKSAERRQLVEQVGRLVREGWTITGRKVTVP; encoded by the coding sequence GTGACCGAGCCCGCGTCCGTCGCCCGCCTCGTCGTCCTCGTCTCCGGCTCCGGCAGCAACCTCCAGGCGCTGCTCGACGCCGCCACCGACCCCGGGTACGGCGCCCGGGTCGTCGCCGTCGGCGCCGACCGGGACGGCATCGCCGGCCTGGACCGGGCCGCCGCGGCCGGGGTGCCCGCCTTCGTCGAGCGGGTCAAGGACCACCCGAGCCGCGAGGACTGGGACAAGGCGCTCACCGCCCGGGTCGCCGAGCACGAGCCGGACCTGGTGATCAGCGCCGGTTTCCTGAAGCTGGTCGGCCCGCACTTCCTCGCCGCGTTCGGCGACCGCTACCTCAACACGCACAACACCCTGCTGCCGGCGTTCCCCGGCATCCACGGCCCCCGGGACGCCCTCGCGTACGGGGTGAAGGTCACCGGGGCCACCCTGTTCTTCGTCGACGCCGGGATGGACACCGGCCCGATCGTCGCCCAGGTCGCCGTGCCGGTGCTGGACGACGACGACGAGGAGACGCTCACCGAGCGCATCAAGTCCGCCGAGCGACGCCAGCTCGTGGAGCAGGTCGGTCGGCTGGTCCGTGAAGGTTGGACGATCACCGGCAGAAAGGTCACTGTTCCATGA